In the Alistipes provencensis genome, TATGCCACAGGCTACAACAACGAGTCGAAGACCGCGAAGGTTCCCTATTCGTGGAAGTCGATCCGCGTGGCCAACATGGCCATCCGCAACATCGACATGCTGCAGGACGCCACCGACCGTGAGAAGAAGGACCTGCTGGCGCAGGCTTACTTCGTGCGTGCCTACTGCCATTTCGAACTCTTCCGCCTCTACGGTTCGCTGCCCTACATCGACAAGGTGATGGGCTCGGAGGACGAGTGGGACCTGCCGCGCCTGTCGGACAACGACATGTTGCAGCGCATCGCCGCCGATTTCCAGACCGCGGCCGACATCTTCGATCAGGCGGGCCTGATGCGCCGTGACCCGGCTTCGGGCTCGGGACACCTCTCGGCCTCGGATCAGGACAAGCCCAACGGTGTGACGGCGCTGGCCATGAAGGGCCGTGCACTGCTCTATGCCGCCAGCCCGCTGAGCAATCCCGGCAACGACATCACCCGCTGGGAGGCGGCTGCCGAGGCCAACTGGACGGCGCTGAAGAGTGCGCTCGACTACGGCTACCTCCTGCTCGCCAAGGAGAAGTATACCGACAACTTCTACGGTACGAAATACACCAACGAGCAGTTGTGGGCCTATACGAGCGGCAGCACGACCAACTACAACAACGACCGCGTGCAGGCTTTCGTGCCCTATTGCTTCTCGAACAACGCCTTCAGCTCGGGACAGTGCCCGACGCAGAATTTCGTCGACAAGTTCGAGACCGCCGGCGGTTGGCCGCTCAATACCCCCGAGGAGCGTGCCGCTGCGACCGCTGCCGGGCAGTATAACGAGCAGAACCCCTATACGAACCGCGATCCGCGCTTCGATTTCGTGGTGATCTACAACCAGAAGCCGGTGCAGGGCTACGGCAACGCCTCGATCTATGTGAACGAGGACGGCAGCCTGCCTTCGGGATCGCTGATCCAGAAGCGCAGCGGCAGCGAGGACGGTGTTTCGGAGACCTTCTACTACGAGCAGAAGCGCACGGGCGCCCTTTCGAACAAGGGCGTGCAGAACCTGCTGCTGACCGATCCGATCATTCGTCTGGCGGAGGTCTACCTCAACTATGCCGAAGCGGCCAACGAGGCCTACGGTCCCGACGGACTGGCTCCCGGCGCCACGATGACGGCCCTTCAGGCGCTGAACACGGTGCGCGACCGGGTCGGGATGCCTGCCGTGCTCGACGCCTACACGACCGATAAGGACGCCCTGCGTCCGCGCATCAAGAACGAGCGCACCGTCGAACTCTGCTTCGAAGGCTACCACTATTTCTGCGACATCCGCCGCTGGAAGGATGCGCCCGCGATCCACCGCACGCGGCTGACGGGCATGCGCGTCACCAAACTCTCGGCGGGGGCTACGGCGCAGTATCCCACGGGCTTCCGTTACGAGCGGTTCGAACTGCCTTCGAACCGTCAGATCGCATGGAAGAACGACGGTATGTACTATGTGCAGTTCCAGACGAGCGACCTGCTCAAAATGAAGAACTATGTACCCAACGAGGCGTGGTAGTGTTAATCGCATAATGAGAAAATTTATGAAACATATCTTGTTTTCACAGTCTAAATACGCTGCGCTGCTGTGCATGCTGCTGATCCTCCCGGCGTGGTTCAGCCCGGCTGCGGCGCAGGCACGCAAGGCGCAGGCACGGCGGGTCGACGTCTCCGTCGCGGTGGTCACGCCCGACGGGAAGCCGGTCCCCAATGCCGATCTCACGGTGGGCGAGGGTGCGCAGCACCTGAAAGCCGACGAAGCGGGCCGCATCGTCTTTTCCGTCGCACCCCGCGATTTGGTGACGGTTTCGGCCGAGGGCTTCACCCCCGTCCGCGCACTGGGCAGCGCCTTGGCCGAGTCGTCGCTGGTGACGCTGACCCCCGCAATCCTGCTGGCCGGCGAGGACGACGACATTCCGCTGCCGTATACCACCCTCAAGAAACGCTGGTCGGTGGGCAGCTCGATCGTGATCCGCGGCGAGGAGCTCGAAAAATACTCCTCGACCGACATCCGCAATGCCCTGACGGGTCTGGCCAGCGGCGTTGAGGTTGCCGAGAAGTTCGGCGGCCCCGGCGTCAATCCGCTGGAGCACATCGGCCAGTACGGCGCCTCGACGCGCGTCAGCGTCACGACCCGCGGCAAGCAGATGATGTACATGGTCGACGATATCCCCGTGCAGATCGACGAGACGCCGCTCGACCCCCAGCAGATCGAGTCGATCACCATCGTCCGCGACGTGCTCGAAAAGAGCCTCTACGGACCTGCGGCCGCCAACGGCATCGTCTATATCAAGACCAAGCGCGGCCGCTACAACGACCGCTACCTGACGGTCGACGTCGAGGGCGGCGTGAACACCGTCGACCGCATGCCCGAGTATGTCAGCGGCGCCGACTATGCCCGCCTGAACAACATCGCCCGCAGCAACAGCGGTCTCGACATGCTCTATTCGCGCGACGACGTGGCGGCCTATGCCAAGAACGATCCCTACGACAAGTGGAATCCGAGCGTCGATTTCCGCGACATGATGCTCAAGAACACGATGTATTACACCAAGGCCAACGTCTCCTCGGGAGGCGGCAACGATCTGGTGCGCTACTTCGCTTTTCTGGGTTACGCCGGTGAGGACGACATCTACAAGATCGGCCCCGCGGCGAACTACAACCGCGTGAACATCAACGCCAACCTCGACATCAAACTGCACCGCTACATCCGGGCGCGCTTCGGTCTGGTTTCGACCATGGGTATCCGCAAGTCGTCCAACTACGGTTACAGTTCGAACTACTCGAGCGAGGACGCCTCGTCGAACACTACGCTCGGCGTGACCGAGTTCCCCGACATCATCAGCGACATCAACACCACGCCGGGCATCTCGTTCCCGATCTACGCCAACAACGATCCCGATCTGGAATCGCCGTGGTATGCCGTCTCGTCGCTCTACAAGCAGAATCCCGTGGCCAACATCCTCGAGAACGGCGCCTATACCGAGACCATCCGCAAGGGCCTGATCAACGTGGGCGTGGACGTCGACTTCTCGTTCCTCACTCCGGGCCTCACGTCGATGACCTACGGAGCCTACGACGCCACGAACCTCGTGCGTCTGGGTACGGCCGAGGACTATGCGGCCTACATCCTGAACAAGGGTATCGACGAGAACGGTTACGACGCGATGATTCCCGAGCAGAGCAGCAGCCACAGCGTGAAGTCGATGGCCAACAAGACCCGGCTGCTCGACTACTTCTCCAACCGCTTCTATTTCGTGCAGAAGTTCGCCTACGACCGCACCTTCGGCCGCCATGCCGTCGCTGCGTCGGCCTCCTA is a window encoding:
- a CDS encoding RagB/SusD family nutrient uptake outer membrane protein translates to MKHILTKVLSWAMLAAVAAGSTSCLNEYLDKAPDAGLDEKEVFSKYANFKSYFNAAYNGANFNIKAHYPLWFAGNNQKYTMEGLTDMCDMTRIQRCQPGRMGDGSTVTYATGYNNESKTAKVPYSWKSIRVANMAIRNIDMLQDATDREKKDLLAQAYFVRAYCHFELFRLYGSLPYIDKVMGSEDEWDLPRLSDNDMLQRIAADFQTAADIFDQAGLMRRDPASGSGHLSASDQDKPNGVTALAMKGRALLYAASPLSNPGNDITRWEAAAEANWTALKSALDYGYLLLAKEKYTDNFYGTKYTNEQLWAYTSGSTTNYNNDRVQAFVPYCFSNNAFSSGQCPTQNFVDKFETAGGWPLNTPEERAAATAAGQYNEQNPYTNRDPRFDFVVIYNQKPVQGYGNASIYVNEDGSLPSGSLIQKRSGSEDGVSETFYYEQKRTGALSNKGVQNLLLTDPIIRLAEVYLNYAEAANEAYGPDGLAPGATMTALQALNTVRDRVGMPAVLDAYTTDKDALRPRIKNERTVELCFEGYHYFCDIRRWKDAPAIHRTRLTGMRVTKLSAGATAQYPTGFRYERFELPSNRQIAWKNDGMYYVQFQTSDLLKMKNYVPNEAW
- a CDS encoding SusC/RagA family TonB-linked outer membrane protein — its product is MKHILFSQSKYAALLCMLLILPAWFSPAAAQARKAQARRVDVSVAVVTPDGKPVPNADLTVGEGAQHLKADEAGRIVFSVAPRDLVTVSAEGFTPVRALGSALAESSLVTLTPAILLAGEDDDIPLPYTTLKKRWSVGSSIVIRGEELEKYSSTDIRNALTGLASGVEVAEKFGGPGVNPLEHIGQYGASTRVSVTTRGKQMMYMVDDIPVQIDETPLDPQQIESITIVRDVLEKSLYGPAAANGIVYIKTKRGRYNDRYLTVDVEGGVNTVDRMPEYVSGADYARLNNIARSNSGLDMLYSRDDVAAYAKNDPYDKWNPSVDFRDMMLKNTMYYTKANVSSGGGNDLVRYFAFLGYAGEDDIYKIGPAANYNRVNINANLDIKLHRYIRARFGLVSTMGIRKSSNYGYSSNYSSEDASSNTTLGVTEFPDIISDINTTPGISFPIYANNDPDLESPWYAVSSLYKQNPVANILENGAYTETIRKGLINVGVDVDFSFLTPGLTSMTYGAYDATNLVRLGTAEDYAAYILNKGIDENGYDAMIPEQSSSHSVKSMANKTRLLDYFSNRFYFVQKFAYDRTFGRHAVAASASYMITKRSQKFITEHRREMTFGFGARYAYDGRYLVQAACSYQGTYALLNNRWSASPSVGLGWIVSEENFMKELRGIDFLKLRAEGGILYYDGSMSANRDVDNYKWDSDGQKFGPHTNNQWFGSTTSNAVDRLYAQMLGNPNLRFEKRREFTVGIEGLALRRRLSFELNYYNTLSDGPVTEMKNVLPLLAGISSGSLWMNYEKTRYQGYELALGWRDRAGDFSYSVNGWATFQASKVLRADELDYKDAYRSKVGYSASSIWGLRYIGQFQSDEETLVVPQLFDDKLQKGDLKYEDMNGDGQIDDNDFCVIGNSTPKMIYGVNVNLRYRDFDLTVVGTGRAFYDIALTNDYFWNGWGDGNYSKYTLRNAGNPNHPRLTYNKVNNNYKTSTFWLEDGGFFKIQTVELGYELPVRRLGITSIRRMRVYLRGNNLCTLSKIKDVDPEAVSSGLTNYPLMRTFVAGVKLTF